Proteins from a single region of Pseudomonas phenolilytica:
- the tkt gene encoding transketolase → MPSRRERANAIRALSMDAVQKANSGHPGAPMGMADIAEVLWRDHLKHSPTNPQWADRDRFVLSNGHGSMLIYSLLHLTGYDLSIDDLKNFRQLHSKTPGHPEYGYTAGVETTTGPLGQGIANAVGFALAEKVMAAQFNRPGHEIVDHNTYVFLGDGCMMEGISHEVCSLAGTLGLNKLTAFYDDNGISIDGEVHGWFTDDTPRRFEAYGWQVIRNVNGHDADEIQIAIETARKSDRPTLICCKTIIGFGSPNKQGKEECHGAALGDAEIALTREALGWNHPPFEIPADIYAEWDAKQKGADAENEWNQRFAAYAAEFPELAAEFKRRMAGELPADFAEKASAFIREVATKGETIASRKASQNCLNAFGPLLPELLGGSADLAGSNLTLWKGCKPVVAEDASGNYMYYGVREFGMAAIMNGVALHGGLIPYGATFLMFMEYARNAVRMSALMKQRVLYVFTHDSIGLGEDGPTHQPIEQLTSLRTTPNLDTWRPADTVESAVAWKYALERKDGPSALIFSRQNLPFHVRDNETEAAIARGGYILKNCVGEPELILIATGSEVSLAVQAADQLAAQGRKVRVVSMPCTSVFDAQDAAYKQQVLPVEVGARIAIEAAHADYWYKYVGLDGRIIGMTTYGESAPAGQLFEEFGFTVENILAVAEELLED, encoded by the coding sequence ATGCCCAGCCGTCGTGAGCGAGCCAATGCCATCCGCGCACTCAGCATGGATGCCGTGCAGAAAGCCAACAGCGGCCACCCGGGTGCCCCGATGGGCATGGCGGACATTGCCGAAGTGCTCTGGCGCGACCACCTGAAGCACAGCCCGACCAACCCGCAATGGGCCGACCGTGACCGCTTCGTGCTGTCCAACGGCCACGGCTCGATGCTGATCTACTCGCTGCTGCACCTGACCGGCTACGACCTGTCGATCGACGACCTGAAGAACTTCCGCCAGCTGCACAGCAAGACCCCGGGGCACCCGGAGTACGGCTACACCGCCGGCGTCGAAACCACCACCGGCCCGCTGGGCCAGGGCATCGCCAACGCCGTGGGCTTCGCCCTGGCCGAGAAGGTCATGGCCGCGCAGTTCAACCGCCCCGGCCATGAGATCGTCGACCACAACACCTACGTGTTCCTCGGCGACGGCTGCATGATGGAAGGCATCAGCCACGAGGTCTGCTCGCTGGCCGGTACGCTCGGGCTAAACAAGCTCACTGCGTTCTACGACGACAACGGCATCTCCATCGACGGCGAGGTGCACGGCTGGTTCACCGACGACACCCCGCGCCGTTTCGAGGCCTACGGCTGGCAGGTGATCCGCAACGTCAACGGCCACGACGCCGACGAAATCCAGATCGCCATCGAGACCGCGCGCAAGAGCGACCGGCCGACGCTGATCTGCTGCAAGACCATCATCGGCTTCGGCTCGCCGAACAAGCAGGGCAAGGAAGAATGCCACGGCGCTGCGCTGGGTGACGCCGAGATCGCCCTGACCCGCGAGGCGCTGGGCTGGAACCACCCGCCGTTCGAGATTCCCGCCGATATCTACGCCGAGTGGGACGCCAAGCAGAAGGGCGCCGACGCGGAGAACGAGTGGAACCAGCGCTTCGCCGCCTACGCGGCCGAGTTCCCGGAACTGGCCGCCGAATTCAAGCGGCGCATGGCCGGCGAGCTGCCGGCGGACTTTGCCGAGAAGGCGTCCGCCTTCATCCGTGAAGTCGCCACCAAGGGCGAGACCATCGCCAGCCGCAAGGCCAGCCAGAACTGCCTGAACGCCTTCGGCCCGCTGCTGCCGGAACTGCTCGGCGGCTCCGCGGACCTCGCCGGCTCCAACCTGACCCTGTGGAAGGGCTGCAAGCCGGTGGTCGCCGAGGATGCCTCGGGCAACTACATGTACTACGGCGTGCGCGAGTTCGGCATGGCCGCGATCATGAACGGCGTCGCCCTGCATGGCGGCCTGATTCCCTACGGCGCGACCTTCCTGATGTTCATGGAATACGCGCGCAACGCCGTGCGCATGTCGGCGCTGATGAAGCAGCGCGTGCTCTACGTGTTCACCCACGACTCCATCGGCCTCGGTGAAGACGGCCCGACCCACCAGCCGATCGAGCAGCTGACCAGCCTGCGCACCACGCCGAACCTGGACACCTGGCGCCCGGCCGATACCGTCGAATCGGCGGTGGCCTGGAAGTACGCGCTCGAGCGCAAGGACGGCCCGAGCGCGCTGATCTTCTCGCGGCAGAACCTGCCGTTCCATGTGCGTGACAACGAAACCGAAGCGGCCATCGCCCGCGGTGGCTATATCCTGAAGAACTGCGTCGGCGAGCCCGAGCTGATCCTGATCGCCACCGGTTCGGAAGTCAGCCTGGCGGTGCAGGCCGCCGACCAGCTGGCTGCGCAAGGCCGCAAGGTGCGCGTCGTCTCCATGCCTTGCACCAGTGTGTTCGACGCCCAGGACGCGGCCTACAAGCAGCAGGTGCTGCCGGTGGAGGTCGGTGCACGCATCGCCATCGAGGCGGCGCATGCGGACTACTGGTACAAGTACGTCGGCCTGGACGGTCGCATCATCGGCATGACCACCTACGGCGAGTCGGCCCCGGCCGGCCAGCTGTTCGAGGAGTTCGGCTTCACCGTCGAGAACATCCTCGCGGTGGCCGAAGAACTGCTGGAAGACTGA
- a CDS encoding ArsR/SmtB family transcription factor, with product MSLRIPQIRFDASDSLAALCKAGGDPLRLNVLRALASDSFGVLELAQIFATGQSGMSHHLKVLTQAGLLATRREGNAIFYRRNLPQSDSLGGKLHAALLEEVDQLELTAEVQARIAAVHAQRSAASEDFFARMAGSFQARQDLLAGLPQYRDSVLALLDALNFETTATALEVGPGDGSFLPELASRFRHVVALDNSAAMLELARARCEQAGLNNVELKLADALHDECPPADCVVLNMVLHHLAAPGEALKQLARLVKAGGSLLITELCSHNQSWAREACGDLWLGFEQDDLARWADAAGLTPGESLYIGLKNGFQIQARHFSRPAADDRLTPGNRNR from the coding sequence ATGAGCCTGCGCATACCCCAGATCCGTTTCGACGCCAGCGATTCGCTCGCCGCCCTGTGCAAGGCCGGCGGCGATCCGCTGCGCCTGAACGTGCTGCGGGCGCTGGCCAGCGATTCGTTCGGCGTGCTCGAACTGGCGCAGATCTTCGCCACCGGCCAGTCCGGCATGAGCCACCACCTGAAGGTGCTGACCCAGGCGGGTTTGCTGGCAACCCGCCGCGAAGGCAACGCGATCTTCTACCGGCGCAACCTGCCGCAGAGCGACAGTCTCGGCGGCAAACTGCACGCGGCGCTGCTCGAAGAAGTCGATCAGCTGGAGCTGACCGCCGAGGTGCAGGCGCGCATCGCCGCCGTGCACGCGCAGCGCAGCGCCGCCAGCGAGGATTTCTTTGCGCGCATGGCCGGCAGCTTCCAGGCTCGCCAGGACCTGCTCGCCGGTCTGCCGCAGTACCGCGACAGCGTGCTGGCCCTGCTCGATGCGCTGAATTTCGAGACCACCGCGACGGCACTGGAAGTCGGCCCCGGCGACGGCAGCTTCCTGCCGGAACTGGCCAGTCGTTTCCGTCACGTGGTGGCGCTGGACAACAGCGCGGCGATGCTCGAACTGGCGCGCGCCCGCTGCGAGCAGGCCGGCCTGAACAACGTCGAGCTGAAACTCGCCGACGCACTGCACGACGAATGCCCGCCGGCCGATTGCGTGGTGCTGAACATGGTGCTGCATCATCTGGCGGCGCCCGGCGAGGCCCTCAAACAACTGGCGCGACTGGTGAAGGCAGGCGGCAGCCTGCTGATCACCGAGTTGTGCAGCCACAACCAGAGCTGGGCCAGGGAGGCCTGCGGCGATCTCTGGCTAGGCTTCGAACAGGACGATCTGGCCCGTTGGGCCGATGCCGCGGGGCTCACGCCCGGCGAGAGTCTCTACATTGGCTTGAAGAACGGTTTTCAGATCCAGGCCCGGCACTTTTCCCGGCCCGCCGCTGACGACCGACTCACACCCGGTAATAGGAACCGATAG
- the epd gene encoding erythrose-4-phosphate dehydrogenase → MANARPYRVALNGYGRIGRCVLRAFYERGGAFDFQFVALNDLADMASLEYLTRFDSTHGRFPGEVSVVGDCLHLNGHCVKVLRESTPEAIDWRALEVDLVLECSGAYTTRADGERFLAAGVPRVLFSQPMASAADIDATVVMGINQQQLTGTERLVSNASCTTNCGVPLLKLLNDALGIEYASITTIHSAMNDQPVIDAYHHEDLRRTRSAFQSVIPVSTGLARGIERLLPELSGRIQAKAVRVPTVNVSCLDITLQTARDTDAQTINRVLRQAAEVGPLKGLLAYTELPHASCDFNHDPHSAIVDGSLTRVSGPRLVNLLAWFDNEWGFANRMLDVTEHYLRVAHRA, encoded by the coding sequence ATGGCCAACGCCCGTCCCTATCGCGTCGCCCTCAACGGCTACGGCCGCATCGGCCGTTGCGTGCTGCGTGCCTTCTATGAGCGCGGCGGCGCCTTCGATTTTCAGTTCGTCGCACTCAACGACCTGGCCGACATGGCCAGCCTGGAATACCTCACCCGATTTGACTCCACCCACGGTCGCTTTCCCGGTGAGGTGAGCGTGGTTGGCGATTGCCTGCATCTCAACGGCCACTGCGTGAAGGTGCTGCGCGAGTCGACGCCGGAGGCCATCGACTGGCGGGCGCTGGAGGTCGATCTGGTACTGGAGTGCTCCGGCGCCTACACCACTCGCGCCGATGGCGAGCGATTTCTCGCCGCCGGCGTGCCGCGGGTGCTGTTCTCGCAGCCGATGGCCAGCGCCGCCGACATCGACGCCACCGTGGTGATGGGCATCAACCAGCAGCAGCTGACCGGCACCGAGCGGCTGGTGTCCAACGCCTCGTGCACCACCAACTGCGGGGTGCCGCTGCTCAAACTGCTCAACGATGCACTCGGGATCGAGTACGCCTCGATCACCACCATCCATTCGGCGATGAACGACCAGCCGGTGATCGACGCCTACCACCACGAGGACCTGCGCCGCACGCGCTCGGCCTTCCAGTCGGTGATTCCAGTGTCCACCGGCCTGGCGCGCGGGATCGAGCGCCTGCTGCCGGAACTCTCCGGGCGGATTCAGGCCAAAGCGGTGCGAGTGCCGACGGTGAACGTCTCCTGCCTGGATATCACCCTGCAGACCGCGCGCGATACCGATGCGCAGACGATCAACCGGGTGCTGCGTCAGGCCGCCGAAGTCGGCCCGCTCAAGGGGTTGCTGGCCTACACCGAACTGCCGCATGCCAGTTGCGATTTCAATCACGACCCGCATTCGGCGATCGTCGACGGCAGCCTGACGCGGGTCTCCGGGCCGCGGCTGGTGAACCTGCTGGCCTGGTTCGACAACGAATGGGGCTTCGCCAATCGCATGCTGGACGTCACCGAACATTATCTGCGCGTGGCTCATCGCGCCTAG
- a CDS encoding MliC family protein, translating to MKGLSILALALLLAGCGHWQSGPDAPFVRWKCKGQQHIGWRYADSGKTAIDLKIGDNERIHTLKREPATYGSFYSDGVIAFHDKGNEALVYRVTDDELLAHGCSASLINL from the coding sequence ATGAAAGGCCTGTCGATTCTCGCCCTGGCGCTGCTGCTGGCCGGTTGTGGTCACTGGCAGTCCGGCCCGGACGCGCCGTTCGTGCGCTGGAAGTGCAAAGGCCAGCAGCATATCGGCTGGCGCTACGCCGACAGCGGGAAGACTGCCATCGACCTGAAGATCGGCGACAACGAACGCATTCATACGCTCAAGCGGGAACCTGCCACCTACGGCAGTTTCTATAGCGACGGCGTGATTGCGTTCCACGACAAGGGCAACGAGGCGCTGGTCTACCGCGTGACCGATGACGAGCTGCTGGCCCATGGCTGCAGCGCCTCGCTGATCAACCTCTAG
- the metK gene encoding methionine adenosyltransferase: MSEYSIFTSESVSEGHPDKIADQISDAVLDAIIAEDKHARVACETLVKTGVAIVAGEVTTSAWVDLEQLVRDVIVDIGYNSSEVGFDGATCGIINIIGKQSVDIAQGVDRSKPEDQGAGDQGLMFGYASNETDVLMPAPIRFSHALVERQAEARKNGLLPWLRPDAKSQVTCRYENGKVVGIDAVVLSTQHNPEVKQSDLREAVMELIIKHSLPAELLHKDTQYHINPTGQFVIGGPVGDCGLTGRKIIVDTYGGMARHGGGAFSGKDPSKVDRSAAYAGRYVAKNIVAAGLAERCEIQVSYAIGVAQPTSISLNTFGTGKLGDDKIIALVREHFDLRPYAITRMLDLLHPMYQATAAYGHFGRTPYEMTVGNDTFTAFTWERTDKADALRAAAGL, encoded by the coding sequence ATGAGCGAATACTCGATTTTCACCTCCGAGTCCGTGTCCGAAGGGCACCCGGACAAGATCGCCGACCAGATCTCCGATGCGGTGCTGGACGCCATCATCGCCGAGGACAAGCATGCCCGCGTGGCCTGCGAAACCCTGGTCAAGACCGGTGTGGCGATCGTCGCCGGCGAAGTGACCACCTCGGCCTGGGTCGATCTGGAGCAGCTGGTGCGCGACGTTATCGTCGACATCGGCTACAACAGCTCGGAAGTCGGTTTCGACGGCGCCACCTGCGGCATCATCAACATCATCGGCAAGCAGTCGGTGGACATCGCCCAGGGCGTCGACCGCTCCAAGCCGGAGGACCAGGGCGCCGGCGACCAGGGCCTGATGTTCGGCTACGCCAGCAACGAGACCGACGTGCTGATGCCGGCACCGATCCGATTCTCCCACGCGCTGGTCGAGCGCCAGGCCGAGGCACGCAAGAACGGCCTGCTGCCGTGGCTGCGCCCGGACGCCAAGAGCCAGGTCACCTGCCGCTACGAGAACGGCAAGGTGGTCGGGATCGACGCCGTGGTGCTGTCGACCCAGCACAATCCGGAGGTCAAGCAGAGCGACCTGCGCGAGGCGGTGATGGAGCTGATCATCAAGCACAGCCTGCCGGCCGAGCTGCTGCACAAGGACACCCAGTACCACATCAACCCGACCGGCCAGTTCGTCATCGGCGGCCCGGTGGGTGACTGCGGCCTGACCGGGCGCAAGATCATCGTCGACACCTACGGCGGCATGGCCCGTCACGGCGGCGGCGCCTTCTCCGGCAAGGACCCGTCCAAGGTCGACCGCAGCGCCGCCTACGCCGGCCGCTACGTGGCGAAGAACATCGTCGCCGCCGGCCTCGCCGAGCGCTGCGAAATCCAGGTGTCCTACGCCATCGGCGTGGCCCAGCCGACCTCCATCTCGCTGAACACCTTCGGCACCGGCAAGCTCGGCGACGACAAGATCATCGCCCTGGTGCGCGAGCACTTCGATCTGCGACCCTACGCGATCACCCGCATGCTCGACCTGCTGCACCCGATGTACCAGGCCACCGCGGCCTACGGTCACTTCGGCCGCACCCCCTACGAGATGACGGTGGGCAACGATACCTTCACCGCCTTCACCTGGGAGCGCACCGACAAGGCCGACGCCCTGCGCGCCGCCGCCGGGCTGTAA
- a CDS encoding LysE family translocator, which translates to MNATYLAFASAVALLIASPGPVVALVVADARRVWPLWTILGGVLSAQVLMIGALLAIYLALDFEPVVLEWGQVIGGLYLIWLGADSLCGGGSDDRQSARSQTHHFWRAMAVGLSNPKDILFFLAFLPGFILPAQPFAPQALTLIAIWAVIDLCVLLAYSLLSRRLAGTGLVQRLLDILPGYFLVGLGLVSCSLGVLRMLE; encoded by the coding sequence ATGAACGCCACCTATCTCGCCTTCGCCTCGGCGGTCGCCCTGCTGATCGCCTCTCCCGGGCCGGTGGTCGCGCTGGTGGTCGCCGATGCGCGGCGCGTCTGGCCGCTGTGGACGATTCTCGGCGGCGTGCTGTCGGCGCAGGTGCTGATGATCGGCGCGCTGCTGGCGATCTACCTGGCGCTGGATTTCGAGCCGGTGGTGCTCGAATGGGGCCAGGTGATCGGTGGTCTGTACCTGATCTGGCTCGGCGCCGACAGCCTGTGCGGCGGCGGCAGCGATGACCGGCAATCGGCCCGGAGCCAGACGCATCACTTCTGGCGGGCGATGGCGGTCGGCCTGTCGAACCCCAAGGACATCCTGTTCTTCCTCGCCTTCCTCCCCGGTTTCATCCTGCCCGCGCAGCCGTTCGCACCGCAGGCGCTGACGCTGATCGCGATCTGGGCGGTCATCGATCTGTGCGTGCTGCTCGCCTACAGCCTGCTCTCGCGCCGGCTCGCCGGCACGGGGCTGGTGCAACGGCTGCTGGATATCCTGCCGGGCTACTTTCTGGTCGGCCTCGGACTGGTCTCCTGCTCGCTCGGTGTGCTGCGCATGCTGGAGTGA
- the fba gene encoding class II fructose-bisphosphate aldolase (catalyzes the reversible aldol condensation of dihydroxyacetonephosphate and glyceraldehyde 3-phosphate in the Calvin cycle, glycolysis, and/or gluconeogenesis), whose protein sequence is MALISMRQMLDHAAEFGYGVPAFNVNNLEQMRAIMEAADKTDSPVIVQASAGARKYAGAPFLRHLILAAIEEFPHIPVCMHQDHGTSPDVCQRSIQLGFSSVMMDGSLKEDGKTPADYDYNVRVTQQTVAFAHACGVSVEGELGCLGSLETGMAGEEDGVGAEGVLDHSQLLTDPEEAAQFVKATKVDALAIAIGTSHGAYKFTKPPTGDTLSIQRIKEIHARIPDTHLVMHGSSSVPQEWLKIINQYGGEIGETYGVPVEEIVQGIKYGVRKVNIDTDLRLASTGAIREFMAKNPAEFDPRKYLAKTVAAMRDICIARYEAFGTAGNASKIKPISLEGMFQRYASGELDPKIN, encoded by the coding sequence ATGGCACTCATCAGCATGCGCCAGATGCTCGACCACGCCGCCGAGTTCGGCTACGGCGTGCCGGCCTTCAACGTCAACAACCTCGAGCAGATGCGCGCCATCATGGAAGCGGCCGACAAGACCGACTCCCCGGTGATCGTCCAGGCTTCCGCCGGTGCACGCAAATACGCGGGCGCCCCGTTCCTGCGTCATCTGATCCTCGCCGCCATCGAAGAATTCCCGCACATCCCGGTGTGCATGCACCAGGACCACGGCACCAGCCCGGACGTCTGCCAGCGCTCGATCCAGCTCGGCTTCTCCTCGGTAATGATGGACGGCTCGCTGAAGGAAGACGGCAAGACCCCGGCTGACTACGACTACAACGTGCGCGTGACCCAGCAGACCGTGGCCTTCGCGCATGCCTGCGGCGTGTCCGTGGAAGGCGAATTGGGCTGCCTGGGCAGCCTGGAAACCGGCATGGCCGGCGAGGAAGACGGCGTGGGCGCCGAGGGCGTGCTCGACCACAGTCAGCTGCTGACCGATCCGGAAGAGGCCGCGCAGTTCGTCAAAGCCACCAAGGTCGACGCCCTGGCCATCGCCATCGGCACCAGCCACGGCGCCTACAAGTTCACCAAGCCGCCGACCGGCGATACCCTGTCGATCCAGCGCATCAAGGAAATCCATGCGCGCATCCCGGATACCCATCTGGTGATGCACGGATCCTCCTCGGTGCCGCAGGAGTGGCTGAAGATCATCAACCAGTACGGCGGCGAGATCGGCGAAACCTACGGCGTGCCGGTCGAGGAAATCGTCCAGGGCATCAAGTACGGCGTGCGCAAGGTCAACATCGACACCGACCTGCGCCTGGCGTCCACCGGCGCGATCCGCGAATTCATGGCGAAGAATCCGGCCGAGTTCGACCCGCGCAAGTACCTCGCCAAGACCGTGGCGGCCATGCGCGACATCTGCATCGCCCGTTACGAAGCCTTCGGCACTGCCGGCAATGCCAGCAAGATCAAGCCGATCTCGCTGGAAGGCATGTTCCAGCGCTACGCCAGCGGAGAGCTGGACCCGAAGATCAACTGA
- a CDS encoding TauD/TfdA family dioxygenase, which produces MSANNFDHLLAASIERGGLDRQQIAQILSFKLFGNPTGFLHLRQLPIGEIPPTPISREALHKHDDSSERLLLQATVLLGEPVGYLQESGGAIVNNFFPQRGQSRAATSDSFDTELDLHTENAFHAIQPDYLLLLCLRQDPAAEAITYIASAERILARLSYDEQLFFLNEPYNFLSDYGPNEKNQRIDIDKHQTVLYGDPDAPFLRFDPQFMLAFSNRAQTLLERLRAVAWSVAEPIRLCPGDLLIIDNRRTVHARSRFDARFDGSDRWIQRAFAICNPRFYAERLGKQHRVFGLVTEL; this is translated from the coding sequence ATGTCCGCGAATAATTTCGACCACCTTCTGGCTGCCAGCATCGAGCGCGGCGGGCTGGACCGGCAGCAGATCGCGCAGATCCTCAGCTTCAAGCTGTTCGGCAACCCGACCGGTTTCCTGCACCTGAGGCAGCTGCCGATCGGCGAGATTCCTCCGACTCCGATCAGCCGCGAGGCGCTGCACAAGCACGACGACAGCAGCGAACGGCTGCTGCTGCAGGCGACCGTGCTGCTCGGCGAACCGGTCGGCTACCTGCAGGAATCCGGCGGCGCGATCGTCAACAACTTCTTCCCGCAGCGCGGGCAGTCGCGCGCGGCGACCTCCGACAGTTTCGACACCGAACTGGACCTGCACACCGAGAACGCCTTCCATGCCATCCAGCCGGATTACCTGCTGCTGCTCTGCCTGCGTCAGGACCCGGCGGCCGAGGCGATCACTTATATCGCCTCGGCCGAGCGCATCCTCGCCAGGCTGAGCTACGACGAACAGCTGTTTTTCCTCAACGAGCCGTACAACTTCCTCTCCGACTACGGCCCGAACGAAAAGAACCAGCGCATCGACATCGACAAGCACCAGACGGTGCTCTACGGCGATCCGGACGCGCCGTTCCTGCGCTTCGATCCGCAGTTCATGCTCGCCTTCAGCAATCGCGCCCAGACCCTGCTGGAACGGCTGCGCGCCGTCGCCTGGTCGGTGGCCGAGCCGATCCGGCTATGCCCGGGCGATCTGCTGATCATCGACAATCGCCGTACGGTGCACGCGCGCAGCCGCTTCGATGCGCGCTTCGACGGCAGCGACCGCTGGATCCAGCGCGCCTTCGCCATCTGCAACCCGCGCTTCTATGCCGAGCGGCTGGGCAAGCAGCATCGGGTGTTCGGCCTGGTGACCGAACTATGA
- a CDS encoding LysR substrate-binding domain-containing protein: MTIRLPPLYALRAFEVAARFGSFTEAAQSLCITQSAISRHVKTLEQQLGCQLFERRGSRLSLTDTGRRLAQELKVGFGTIENACIAVTRQRGALRLKAPSTLTMRWLLSTLEAFQLAYPQQRVQLTSAWMDLDAVDFSSEPFDCAILLGDAALAADGRCLKLFDEWLVPVCAPALLGDQPWDAARLAAAELIHPSRDRRDWRRWLARVGLADVVPWQQGKLFDTLELGISAAAQGHGVSIGDLALVAAELARGTLALPFDAAVRSGDSYYLVWPAHGAAHPVLAQMKDYLLAHLPDVQAQGVRLLD; this comes from the coding sequence GTGACGATCCGGCTGCCGCCGCTGTACGCCTTGCGCGCGTTCGAGGTCGCGGCGCGTTTCGGCTCCTTCACCGAGGCGGCGCAGAGCCTGTGCATCACCCAAAGTGCAATCAGCCGGCACGTGAAGACGCTGGAACAGCAGCTCGGCTGCCAGCTGTTCGAGCGACGCGGCTCGCGGCTGTCGCTGACCGACACCGGGCGCCGGCTGGCACAGGAGCTGAAGGTGGGATTCGGCACCATCGAGAATGCCTGCATCGCGGTGACCCGCCAGCGTGGCGCGCTGCGCCTGAAGGCCCCTTCGACGCTGACCATGCGCTGGCTGCTGAGTACGCTGGAAGCGTTCCAGTTGGCCTACCCCCAGCAGCGCGTGCAGCTGACCAGCGCCTGGATGGACCTCGATGCGGTGGACTTCAGCAGCGAGCCGTTCGATTGCGCGATCCTGCTCGGCGACGCCGCGCTGGCCGCCGATGGCCGCTGCCTGAAGCTGTTCGATGAGTGGCTGGTGCCGGTCTGCGCCCCGGCGTTGCTCGGCGATCAACCCTGGGACGCCGCGCGGCTGGCGGCGGCCGAGCTGATCCACCCCTCGCGCGACCGCCGCGACTGGCGGCGCTGGCTGGCGCGGGTCGGCCTGGCCGACGTCGTGCCCTGGCAGCAGGGCAAGCTGTTCGACACCCTGGAGCTGGGTATCTCCGCGGCGGCGCAAGGCCACGGCGTATCGATCGGCGATCTGGCGCTGGTCGCTGCCGAGCTGGCGCGCGGCACACTGGCGCTGCCGTTCGACGCCGCGGTGCGTTCCGGCGACAGCTATTACCTGGTCTGGCCCGCCCACGGCGCGGCGCATCCGGTGCTGGCGCAGATGAAGGATTACCTGCTCGCCCATCTGCCCGACGTGCAGGCCCAGGGTGTGCGCCTGCTCGACTGA
- a CDS encoding phosphoglycerate kinase, with protein MTVLKMTDLDLAGKRVLIREDLNVPVKDGAVKSDARILASLPTIKLALEKGAAVLVCSHLGRPEEGIYSEEDSLKPVADYLSKALGRDVPLIKDYLDGVEVQPGELVLLENVRFNKGEKKNTDELAQKYAALCDVFVMDAFGTAHRAQGSTHGVAKFAKVACAGPLLAAELEALGKALDKPARPMVAIVAGSKVSTKLDVLTSLADICDQLIVGGGIANTFLAAAGYKVGKSLHEADLLDTAKAIAAKVAVPLPVDVVVAKEFAESAEATVKAIGDVADDDMILDIGPKTAAMFGEMLKASQTILWNGPVGVFEFDQFGNGTKVLAQAIAQSPAFSIAGGGDTLAAIDKYGVAEQISYISTGGGAFLEFVEGKVLPAVEVLEQRGAE; from the coding sequence ATGACCGTTTTGAAGATGACCGACCTCGACCTCGCCGGTAAGCGCGTGCTGATCCGCGAAGACCTCAACGTGCCGGTGAAGGATGGCGCGGTGAAGAGCGACGCACGCATCCTGGCCTCGCTGCCGACCATCAAGCTGGCGCTGGAGAAAGGCGCCGCGGTGCTGGTCTGCTCGCACCTGGGCCGTCCGGAAGAGGGCATCTACAGCGAGGAAGACAGCCTCAAGCCGGTCGCCGATTACTTGTCCAAGGCCCTCGGCCGTGACGTGCCGCTGATCAAGGACTACCTCGACGGCGTCGAGGTCCAGCCGGGCGAGCTGGTGCTGCTGGAGAACGTGCGCTTCAACAAGGGCGAGAAGAAGAACACCGACGAGCTGGCGCAGAAATACGCCGCGCTGTGCGACGTCTTCGTCATGGACGCCTTCGGCACCGCGCATCGCGCCCAGGGCTCGACTCATGGCGTGGCCAAGTTCGCCAAGGTCGCCTGCGCCGGCCCGCTGCTGGCTGCCGAGCTGGAAGCACTGGGCAAGGCCCTGGACAAGCCGGCGCGGCCGATGGTCGCCATCGTCGCCGGGTCCAAGGTGTCGACCAAGCTCGACGTGCTGACCTCGCTGGCCGACATTTGCGACCAGCTGATCGTCGGCGGCGGCATCGCCAACACCTTCCTCGCCGCGGCCGGTTACAAGGTCGGTAAATCGCTGCATGAAGCCGATCTGCTCGACACCGCCAAGGCCATCGCGGCCAAGGTTGCCGTGCCGCTGCCCGTCGACGTGGTGGTCGCCAAGGAGTTCGCCGAAAGCGCCGAGGCCACGGTCAAGGCCATCGGCGATGTGGCCGATGACGACATGATCCTGGATATCGGGCCGAAGACCGCGGCCATGTTCGGCGAGATGCTCAAGGCCTCGCAGACCATCCTGTGGAACGGACCGGTCGGTGTGTTCGAATTCGATCAGTTCGGCAACGGCACCAAGGTGCTGGCCCAGGCCATCGCCCAGAGCCCGGCGTTCTCCATCGCCGGCGGTGGCGACACCCTGGCGGCGATCGACAAGTACGGTGTCGCCGAGCAGATTTCCTATATCTCCACTGGCGGTGGCGCCTTCCTCGAGTTCGTCGAGGGCAAGGTGCTGCCGGCGGTCGAGGTGCTGGAACAGCGCGGCGCCGAGTAA
- a CDS encoding response regulator → MQPVPSNVVLLVEDEPHILFLLSEYLAGEGYQVLQADSAARAFEILATKPRLDLLISDYRLPDGVSGVMIAEPALKLRPDLKVIFISGYPIEIYESGSDLARAAPVLAKPFSLDSLRSQIQQLLAS, encoded by the coding sequence ATGCAGCCTGTCCCTAGCAACGTCGTCCTGCTCGTCGAAGACGAGCCGCACATTCTCTTTCTGTTGTCCGAGTACCTGGCCGGCGAGGGCTATCAGGTGCTGCAGGCCGACAGCGCCGCCCGCGCCTTCGAGATTCTGGCGACCAAGCCGCGCCTCGACCTGCTGATCAGCGACTACCGGCTGCCGGACGGCGTGTCCGGGGTGATGATCGCCGAGCCCGCGCTGAAGCTGCGCCCGGACCTGAAAGTGATCTTCATCAGCGGCTACCCGATCGAGATCTATGAGTCCGGGAGCGATCTGGCGCGCGCCGCGCCGGTGCTGGCCAAACCCTTTTCGCTGGATTCGCTGCGCAGCCAGATCCAGCAGTTGCTGGCTAGCTGA